A part of Actinomycetota bacterium genomic DNA contains:
- a CDS encoding Asp23/Gls24 family envelope stress response protein encodes MREETAAGELGKITIKDEVLADLAGLTCTRCYGIVGMASQSFHEGVAELLGKESLRKGVRLKRREDAVSFDLYVIVKAGLNIVEVAHNLIEQVRYVVETCTGLKVEDVQVHVQGVRES; translated from the coding sequence TTGAGGGAAGAGACTGCAGCCGGAGAGCTGGGAAAGATTACCATCAAGGACGAGGTCTTGGCCGACCTCGCCGGCCTCACCTGCACGCGCTGCTATGGCATCGTGGGGATGGCCAGCCAGAGCTTCCACGAGGGAGTGGCCGAACTCCTGGGAAAGGAGTCCCTACGCAAGGGAGTGCGCCTCAAGCGCCGGGAGGACGCCGTGAGCTTCGACCTTTACGTGATAGTCAAGGCGGGCCTGAACATCGTGGAGGTGGCCCACAACCTCATCGAGCAGGTGAGGTACGTGGTGGAGACCTGCACCGGGCTGAAGGTGGAGGACGTTCAGGTCCACGTGCAGGGCGTGCGCGAGTCCTGA
- the rpmB gene encoding 50S ribosomal protein L28 → MSRVCEICGKRPGFGFNISHSHRKTKRRWNPNVQRIRVVVDGKPAHMNVCTKCMKAGKVTRH, encoded by the coding sequence ATGTCCAGAGTATGCGAGATATGCGGTAAACGGCCCGGGTTCGGGTTCAACATAAGCCATTCCCACCGCAAGACCAAGCGCCGCTGGAACCCCAACGTCCAGAGGATACGCGTGGTGGTGGACGGTAAGCCCGCGCACATGAACGTGTGCACCAAGTGCATGAAGGCGGGCAAGGTCACCCGTCACTGA
- a CDS encoding aminotransferase class III-fold pyridoxal phosphate-dependent enzyme: MEELDIGNHHLISEHRALLAERLAELSPGDLNRVVFGVGGGEAVDTAIKLARAHTGRPGVISARGGYHGHTGFALAAGDPKYSDPFRPLPPGFRQVPFGALAALEEAMDETVAGVIFETIPATLGIVIPPEDYFAGVREICDRYGAVMIIDEVQAGLGRCGEVWGIDTFGVAPDILVTAKGLSGGVYPIAANVYADRLNPFLDANPFIHVSTFGGSEVGCHVALEVLKIVTEEGFLEHVRELAAVFERGFGELRAAHPEVLVETRQRGLMMGLRMVNETCGPLMTLAGFRHGVLTIYANNDPSVSQILPPLVMEVGEAETVIEALDGMLSEVEKVVGASSGG; encoded by the coding sequence TTGGAGGAGCTGGACATCGGCAATCACCACCTCATCTCCGAGCACCGCGCTCTCCTGGCCGAGCGGCTGGCGGAGCTCTCGCCGGGGGACCTCAACCGGGTGGTATTCGGCGTGGGGGGAGGGGAGGCGGTGGACACGGCCATCAAACTGGCCCGGGCGCATACCGGCAGGCCGGGCGTCATCTCCGCCCGGGGAGGGTATCACGGGCACACCGGGTTCGCCCTGGCTGCGGGGGATCCCAAGTACAGCGACCCCTTTCGGCCCTTGCCTCCTGGATTCCGGCAGGTGCCTTTCGGTGCTCTCGCTGCCCTGGAGGAGGCCATGGACGAGACCGTGGCCGGGGTTATCTTCGAGACCATCCCCGCCACCCTGGGGATAGTCATCCCTCCCGAGGACTATTTCGCCGGGGTGAGGGAAATCTGCGACCGGTACGGTGCGGTGATGATCATAGACGAGGTCCAGGCGGGCCTGGGTCGCTGCGGGGAGGTGTGGGGTATCGATACCTTCGGGGTGGCCCCGGACATACTGGTCACGGCCAAGGGCCTCTCCGGGGGCGTCTACCCCATCGCCGCCAACGTCTACGCCGACCGCCTGAATCCCTTCCTGGACGCCAACCCCTTCATACACGTCTCCACCTTCGGGGGGTCCGAGGTGGGCTGCCACGTGGCCCTTGAGGTGCTGAAGATAGTCACCGAGGAGGGGTTCCTGGAGCATGTGCGGGAGCTGGCCGCGGTTTTCGAAAGGGGATTCGGAGAACTGCGCGCCGCGCACCCGGAGGTGCTGGTGGAGACCAGGCAGAGGGGCCTGATGATGGGCCTGAGGATGGTGAACGAAACCTGCGGCCCGCTGATGACCCTGGCCGGGTTCCGGCACGGCGTGCTCACCATCTACGCCAACAACGACCCCTCGGTGAGCCAGATACTGCCGCCCCTGGTCATGGAGGTGGGAGAGGCGGAGACGGTCATCGAGGCCCTGGACGGCATGCTCTCCGAGGTGGAAAAGGTGGTCGGCGCCTCCTCAGGAGGATAA
- a CDS encoding DAK2 domain-containing protein, giving the protein MERLHAGDLVGMVDAAIDALRVHKEEINAMNVFPVPDGDTGTNMLLTMQAVKEAVGGADHQDMASICRAISRGSLMGARGNSGVVLSQILKGMTEVMEDKESLDVETMAEALSRGAEVAYRAVMKPVEGTILTVVKAASDEGKRIKDGCSSLEEWLSGVTRKAKEALDQTPELLPVLKEAGVVDAGGRGLLAIFEGFLAFLTGEELGEIEEVEQAGLPSGARVEDFRYEAQFILHCKDSRVEKFRETLHRLGGSVLVVGGDKLYRVHVHTDQLGRVIEEASRVGRLSDVEITDLREQVEETGIRGAASERRTAAVEKQVGVVAVAVGEGIKDVLRSMGVDRIVDGGQSMNPSTAELLEAVDALPQDRVLLIPNNRNIIPAAEQTRSLTAKEVAVIPATAITEGFAAMVAFDPRAGWEENRRRMTEALKSVRTGALTTAVRDSRCGLGKIKKGNYIGLFRGEIVSKSEDLKEAALLLLRKMTEEGGEIATVIVGEGAAGRDQGDIVRFLEDKGLEVEVIDGGQPVYHYIFGLE; this is encoded by the coding sequence GTGGAGAGGTTGCACGCCGGGGACCTCGTGGGCATGGTGGACGCCGCCATCGATGCCCTGCGGGTGCACAAGGAAGAGATAAACGCCATGAACGTCTTCCCCGTTCCCGACGGGGACACGGGCACCAACATGCTCCTCACCATGCAGGCGGTGAAGGAGGCCGTGGGTGGAGCCGACCACCAGGATATGGCCTCCATATGCCGGGCCATCTCCAGGGGTTCCCTCATGGGGGCGCGGGGCAACTCCGGGGTGGTGCTCTCCCAGATCCTCAAGGGGATGACCGAGGTCATGGAGGACAAGGAGAGCCTGGACGTGGAGACCATGGCCGAGGCCCTTTCCCGCGGCGCCGAGGTGGCCTACCGCGCGGTCATGAAGCCCGTTGAGGGCACCATCCTCACCGTGGTGAAGGCGGCCTCCGACGAGGGGAAGAGGATCAAGGACGGCTGTTCCTCGCTCGAGGAATGGCTTTCCGGCGTAACCCGCAAGGCCAAGGAGGCCCTGGACCAGACCCCGGAGCTACTCCCGGTCCTCAAGGAGGCGGGAGTTGTGGACGCCGGAGGGCGAGGGCTTCTGGCCATCTTCGAGGGTTTCCTGGCCTTCCTCACCGGGGAGGAACTGGGGGAGATCGAGGAGGTGGAGCAGGCCGGCCTTCCCTCCGGGGCGCGGGTGGAGGATTTTCGCTACGAGGCCCAGTTCATCCTGCACTGCAAGGATTCCAGGGTGGAGAAGTTCCGCGAAACCCTGCACCGCCTGGGCGGATCGGTGCTGGTGGTGGGAGGAGATAAGCTCTACCGGGTGCACGTGCACACCGACCAGCTGGGAAGGGTCATCGAGGAGGCCTCCAGGGTGGGCCGCCTGAGCGACGTGGAGATAACCGACCTGCGCGAACAGGTGGAGGAAACCGGGATACGCGGGGCGGCTTCGGAGAGGCGGACGGCCGCCGTGGAGAAGCAGGTGGGCGTGGTGGCGGTGGCGGTGGGAGAGGGCATCAAGGACGTCCTGCGTTCCATGGGAGTGGACCGCATCGTGGACGGCGGGCAGTCCATGAACCCCAGCACCGCCGAGCTGCTGGAGGCCGTGGACGCCCTTCCCCAGGACCGCGTGCTCCTCATCCCCAACAACCGGAACATCATACCTGCCGCGGAGCAGACCAGGTCCCTGACCGCCAAGGAGGTGGCGGTCATCCCGGCCACGGCCATAACCGAAGGTTTCGCGGCCATGGTGGCTTTCGATCCCCGCGCCGGGTGGGAGGAGAACCGGAGGCGCATGACCGAGGCCCTGAAGAGCGTCCGGACAGGAGCGCTGACCACCGCGGTACGCGACAGCAGGTGCGGCCTGGGGAAGATCAAGAAGGGCAACTATATCGGGCTCTTCCGAGGGGAGATAGTCTCCAAGTCGGAGGATCTGAAGGAAGCGGCCCTGCTTCTCCTGCGGAAGATGACTGAGGAGGGCGGGGAGATAGCCACCGTCATCGTCGGCGAGGGGGCCGCGGGCAGGGACCAGGGGGATATCGTCCGCTTCCTGGAGGACAAGGGCCTGGAGGTGGAGGTCATCGACGGGGGGCAGCCCGTCTACCATTACATCTTCGGGCTGGAGTGA